From a single Hydrogenispora ethanolica genomic region:
- a CDS encoding class I SAM-dependent methyltransferase, protein MKQNKYDDSEFFNKYSQMARSIGGLEAAGEWHVFRVMLPEFSGKRVLDLGCGFGWHCRYAREQGARSVLGVDLSEKMLARARAATADPAIEYRRLAIEDIDFPAAGFDIVVSSLALHYVECFDLVCQKVQHNLTPGGHFVFSVEHPIFTARAAQDWHYGPQGEKLHWPVDDYQTEGARTARFLDEDVVKYHRTLASYLNTLIAAGFRITEIAEPVPSPEMLAQHPDYRHELRRPMFLLVAAVKD, encoded by the coding sequence TTGAAACAAAACAAATACGACGATAGCGAATTTTTCAACAAATACAGCCAGATGGCCCGTTCCATCGGCGGGCTGGAGGCCGCCGGGGAATGGCATGTTTTCCGGGTGATGCTTCCCGAATTTTCGGGTAAGCGGGTCCTGGATCTTGGCTGCGGTTTCGGCTGGCACTGCCGTTACGCCCGCGAGCAAGGCGCCCGTTCGGTGCTGGGCGTCGATCTATCCGAGAAGATGCTGGCGCGCGCCCGGGCCGCCACCGCCGATCCCGCCATCGAATACCGCCGACTGGCGATCGAGGACATCGACTTCCCCGCCGCCGGGTTCGACATCGTGGTCAGTTCCCTGGCCCTGCATTACGTCGAGTGCTTCGACCTCGTCTGTCAGAAAGTCCAGCACAACTTGACGCCGGGCGGCCATTTCGTATTCTCCGTCGAACATCCCATCTTTACTGCCCGCGCCGCCCAGGACTGGCACTACGGCCCCCAGGGCGAGAAACTGCACTGGCCGGTCGACGACTACCAGACCGAAGGCGCCCGTACCGCCAGATTCCTCGATGAGGATGTCGTCAAATACCACCGGACCCTCGCCAGCTATCTCAACACCCTCATCGCGGCCGGCTTCCGCATCACCGAAATCGCCGAACCTGTCCCGTCCCCGGAAATGCTGGCGCAGCACCCCGACTACCGCCACGAACTGCGCCGCCCCATGTTCCTGCTCGTCGCGGCGGTGAAGGATTAG
- a CDS encoding catalase, which translates to MNKDFLTDSQGIPVSDDQHSLSLGPSGPIVMADPVFLEKLAHFDRERVPERVLHAKGAGAFGFFRPYQSMAQFTKADFLQSPETITPVFVRFSLAGGSQGGADTVRDIRGFAVRFYTDEGNYDLVGNHVPVFPFRDPLQFPDFVHAIKPDPVSNIRGGPIGTSRFWDFMSLRPESMNFLSYLFSDIGTVQSYRTIQGFGINTFKWVNLRGDEVSIKYHWEPCAGVQCIDSRTATQLAGSDPDIAGRDLFETIAAGQPVEYELCVQIMNVSDAANQPFDPLDPTKIWPEDMIPLLPVGMMTLNKNPGDFFVEVEQAAFSPASLVPGITLSNDRILQGRVFPYGDTQRYRIGPNYANLPINRPRHPVHHKMQAGPMQTRCNDGIANYLPNTLGGGMPLPAPERGCPAPQFASGEIARTEPEGDDYYQPGCRYRNMTELEKQHFVSNIVENLSQAYEPIQNRMLEHFLRTDPDLGRRIAQGIQTVP; encoded by the coding sequence ATGAACAAAGACTTTCTCACCGATAGCCAGGGCATACCGGTCAGTGACGATCAACATTCCTTAAGCCTCGGCCCAAGCGGCCCGATCGTAATGGCAGATCCGGTTTTCCTCGAAAAGCTGGCCCACTTTGACCGCGAACGCGTTCCCGAAAGAGTGTTGCACGCCAAAGGCGCCGGAGCGTTCGGCTTCTTCCGGCCTTACCAGTCCATGGCCCAATTCACCAAGGCCGACTTCCTGCAGAGTCCCGAAACGATAACCCCGGTTTTCGTCCGGTTCTCGTTGGCCGGCGGCTCGCAGGGCGGCGCGGATACCGTCCGGGACATCCGGGGCTTCGCGGTGCGGTTTTATACGGACGAAGGCAACTACGACCTCGTCGGCAACCACGTTCCGGTATTTCCGTTCCGCGACCCGCTCCAGTTTCCCGATTTTGTGCACGCCATCAAACCCGATCCGGTCTCCAATATCCGGGGCGGACCGATCGGGACCAGCCGTTTCTGGGATTTCATGTCACTGCGGCCCGAATCCATGAACTTTCTCAGCTACTTGTTTTCGGATATCGGAACGGTCCAAAGCTACCGGACCATTCAGGGTTTTGGCATTAATACCTTCAAGTGGGTCAACTTGCGCGGGGATGAGGTATCCATCAAGTACCACTGGGAGCCTTGCGCCGGAGTCCAATGCATCGACAGCCGGACCGCCACTCAACTGGCGGGAAGCGACCCCGACATCGCCGGCAGGGATCTCTTTGAGACCATCGCCGCCGGTCAACCGGTCGAATACGAGCTGTGCGTCCAGATTATGAACGTGTCCGATGCAGCCAATCAACCGTTCGATCCCCTGGATCCCACCAAGATCTGGCCCGAAGACATGATTCCGCTGCTGCCGGTGGGAATGATGACGCTCAATAAAAATCCCGGGGACTTCTTCGTCGAAGTCGAGCAGGCCGCCTTCTCCCCCGCCTCCCTCGTCCCCGGGATCACACTTTCAAACGATCGCATCCTGCAGGGCCGGGTCTTTCCCTATGGCGATACCCAGCGCTACCGGATCGGCCCCAACTATGCCAACCTGCCCATCAATCGCCCGCGCCATCCGGTGCACCACAAAATGCAGGCCGGACCGATGCAAACCCGCTGCAATGACGGCATCGCCAATTACCTCCCCAACACTCTGGGCGGCGGAATGCCCCTGCCCGCCCCGGAGCGCGGCTGTCCCGCCCCCCAGTTCGCCTCCGGCGAAATCGCCCGGACCGAACCCGAGGGCGACGACTACTATCAACCCGGCTGCCGCTACCGGAACATGACCGAGCTGGAAAAGCAACATTTCGTCTCCAACATCGTCGAAAACCTCAGCCAGGCCTACGAACCGATCCAAAACCGCATGCTCGAACATTTCCTGCGCACCGACCCCGACCTCGGCCGCAGAATCGCCCAGGGGATTCAGACGGTACCGTAA
- a CDS encoding TetR/AcrR family transcriptional regulator, with amino-acid sequence MTEALTSEKHQCILDAAQQRFARYGLAKVTMDEIAQDLGMGKASLYYYFPTKESIYKEVITREQNRFIEQMAALLREPRPAGAKLRLYLERRWVYLNELLNLSAINVHTIHQMKPLFGDLYQRFGQRERALIQQILDEGRETGEFAVADSCQTAAVILNMLRGLRFYYFKTTDALTVGSPEYQKLCADVALMTEIILHGITAPAQK; translated from the coding sequence ATGACCGAAGCATTGACCAGCGAGAAGCATCAGTGCATCTTGGATGCGGCCCAGCAACGGTTCGCCCGTTACGGGCTGGCCAAAGTGACCATGGATGAGATCGCCCAGGATCTGGGAATGGGCAAAGCTTCGCTTTATTACTATTTCCCCACCAAGGAGAGTATCTATAAGGAAGTGATCACCCGCGAGCAGAACCGTTTCATCGAGCAGATGGCCGCCCTGCTCCGGGAGCCACGGCCGGCCGGCGCCAAGCTCCGGCTGTATCTCGAGCGGCGCTGGGTCTACCTGAATGAGCTGTTGAACCTGAGCGCCATCAACGTCCATACCATTCACCAGATGAAACCGCTCTTCGGCGATTTATACCAGAGGTTCGGCCAGCGCGAAAGGGCCCTCATCCAGCAGATCCTGGACGAAGGCAGGGAGACGGGCGAATTCGCCGTCGCCGACAGCTGCCAGACCGCCGCGGTCATCCTAAATATGCTGCGCGGCCTGCGGTTTTACTATTTCAAGACCACCGACGCCCTCACGGTGGGTTCGCCGGAATACCAAAAACTCTGCGCCGACGTCGCGCTGATGACCGAGATCATCCTGCACGGCATCACCGCGCCGGCTCAGAAATAA
- a CDS encoding HlyD family secretion protein, which translates to MKIAFAKNLFIPVVLVLALAAGGGWYWYTSMSGYIETDDAIVDGYQATIGSKILGRIAGLLVKENQKVQAGQTLVQLDDSDLRAQENQAQAALAYAQQNVNLARVNQAKAQEDFARAAAQFKAGFISREQYDHAKSALDVTRAQIAIAQSQVASAQSQLNVVRTQLLNTRIAAPMGGVISKRWVMTGDVVQAGQSIFSIYDVQHVWVTANFEETKLARLRVGEPVAIAVDAYPGARFQGRVQEIGANTAAQFSLIPPNNASGNFTKITQRIPVKITFASLSAAQPLLPGMSVEVKVKVN; encoded by the coding sequence ATGAAAATTGCTTTCGCCAAAAATCTGTTCATCCCGGTCGTCCTCGTCCTGGCCCTGGCGGCCGGGGGCGGCTGGTACTGGTATACCAGCATGAGCGGGTATATCGAGACCGACGACGCCATCGTCGACGGCTACCAGGCGACTATCGGCTCGAAGATCCTGGGCCGGATCGCGGGCCTCCTGGTCAAGGAGAACCAAAAAGTCCAGGCGGGCCAGACCCTCGTCCAGCTGGACGACTCCGATCTGCGGGCCCAGGAGAACCAGGCCCAGGCGGCGCTGGCCTATGCCCAGCAAAACGTGAACCTGGCCCGGGTCAACCAAGCCAAGGCCCAGGAGGATTTCGCGCGGGCCGCGGCCCAATTCAAAGCGGGCTTCATCTCCAGGGAACAATATGACCACGCCAAGAGCGCCCTGGATGTGACCCGGGCGCAGATCGCCATCGCCCAGAGCCAGGTGGCCAGCGCCCAAAGCCAGCTGAACGTGGTCCGGACCCAACTGCTGAACACCCGGATCGCCGCCCCCATGGGCGGCGTAATCTCCAAACGCTGGGTGATGACAGGCGATGTGGTGCAGGCCGGCCAATCGATCTTCTCCATCTATGACGTGCAACACGTCTGGGTCACCGCCAATTTTGAAGAGACCAAGCTGGCGCGGTTGCGAGTCGGCGAGCCGGTGGCCATCGCCGTCGACGCCTATCCCGGAGCCCGCTTCCAGGGCCGGGTCCAGGAGATCGGCGCCAATACCGCCGCCCAATTCTCGCTGATTCCGCCGAATAACGCCTCGGGCAACTTCACCAAGATCACCCAGCGGATTCCGGTCAAGATCACCTTCGCCTCGCTCTCCGCCGCCCAGCCGCTCCTGCCGGGCATGTCGGTCGAGGTCAAAGTGAAGGTGAACTAA
- a CDS encoding DHA2 family efflux MFS transporter permease subunit, whose translation MAVHHLLQRKLISRFASLHPEHESYRWWVLANIMVGTFMAVLDATIVNVGLPKIMAAFGASLDKIEWISTAYMLVFAVMLPTSGWLADHFGYKRSYFTALLLFTAGSLLCSLAWNENSLIFFRVIQGAGGGLMMPVGMAIVTREFPPEQRGMALGFWGIAAAASISLGPLIGGYLVDNLSWQSIFSVNVPVGLFGMLATLVIQREYRTETSRSFDLVGFLSMAFFLTFLLIALSDGNASWNIGGWTSPFILGCFAVSLVGLVIFLYTEFTVAHPLIELRLLKNFNYGISCLVLFIFGLGMFGSTFIQPMYLQNSLGYTALQAGAVFLPVGIIQGLISPIAGSLADKINPKVPTILGIILMAASLYLNSFLSLFSEREQIMIPLYLRGLGMGILFTPLSTLALSQIPREKMAQASGIFNVIRQVGGSFGVAMLGTILTQRQIFHTAIAGQAVRLESPVFKNTLNAVISFAKAMAGGPAYHTAIRAYNDTLRAEVLIISHLSKQAFVQAVNDCYLVTAVVTTIGIIPILFLKVNKKKTAGHGAPPSVE comes from the coding sequence ATGGCAGTCCATCATCTGCTGCAGCGCAAGCTGATCAGCCGCTTCGCGTCGCTCCACCCCGAGCACGAGTCCTACCGCTGGTGGGTCCTGGCCAATATCATGGTCGGCACCTTCATGGCGGTCCTGGACGCCACCATCGTCAATGTCGGACTGCCCAAGATCATGGCGGCCTTCGGCGCCAGCCTGGATAAGATCGAATGGATCTCCACCGCCTATATGCTGGTCTTCGCGGTGATGCTGCCCACCTCCGGCTGGCTCGCCGATCATTTCGGCTACAAGCGGTCGTACTTCACGGCGCTGCTCCTGTTCACCGCCGGTTCGCTCCTTTGCAGTCTCGCCTGGAACGAAAACTCGCTGATCTTCTTCCGGGTCATCCAGGGCGCCGGCGGCGGCCTGATGATGCCGGTCGGCATGGCCATCGTCACCCGGGAGTTCCCGCCGGAACAACGCGGCATGGCCCTGGGTTTCTGGGGGATCGCCGCCGCCGCCTCGATCTCGCTGGGGCCGCTGATCGGCGGCTATCTGGTGGATAATCTGAGCTGGCAGTCGATCTTCAGCGTCAATGTCCCGGTGGGTCTCTTCGGCATGCTGGCGACGCTCGTCATTCAGCGGGAATACCGGACCGAGACCTCCCGCTCCTTCGATCTGGTCGGCTTTCTGTCGATGGCGTTTTTCCTGACCTTTCTGTTGATCGCCCTCTCCGACGGAAATGCCTCCTGGAACATCGGCGGCTGGACCTCCCCGTTCATCCTGGGCTGTTTCGCCGTCTCCCTGGTCGGACTGGTGATCTTTCTTTACACCGAGTTTACCGTGGCGCATCCCTTGATCGAGCTGCGCCTGCTGAAAAATTTCAATTACGGCATCTCCTGCCTGGTCCTGTTCATCTTCGGCCTGGGGATGTTCGGCAGCACCTTCATCCAGCCGATGTATCTCCAGAATTCGCTGGGCTACACCGCCCTGCAGGCCGGCGCGGTCTTCCTGCCGGTCGGGATCATTCAGGGGCTGATCTCGCCGATCGCCGGGAGCCTGGCCGACAAGATCAATCCCAAGGTCCCGACCATCCTGGGGATTATCCTGATGGCCGCCAGCCTCTACTTGAACAGCTTTCTGTCGCTCTTCTCCGAGCGGGAGCAGATCATGATCCCGCTCTATCTGCGCGGCTTGGGAATGGGGATCCTTTTCACCCCCTTAAGCACCCTGGCCCTCTCCCAGATCCCCCGCGAGAAGATGGCCCAGGCCTCGGGGATCTTCAATGTCATCCGCCAGGTGGGCGGGAGTTTCGGCGTGGCCATGCTGGGGACGATCCTCACCCAACGCCAGATCTTCCACACCGCCATCGCCGGCCAGGCGGTGCGGCTGGAGTCGCCGGTCTTCAAAAATACGCTGAACGCCGTGATCAGCTTCGCCAAGGCGATGGCCGGCGGCCCGGCGTACCATACCGCGATTCGCGCCTATAACGACACTCTCCGGGCCGAGGTGCTGATCATCAGCCATCTCTCCAAGCAAGCATTCGTGCAGGCGGTCAACGATTGTTACCTAGTGACCGCGGTGGTCACCACCATCGGGATCATTCCCATCCTTTTCCTGAAGGTCAATAAAAAAAAGACCGCCGGCCATGGCGCGCCGCCCAGTGTGGAATAG
- a CDS encoding UDP-N-acetylmuramoyl-L-alanyl-D-glutamate--2,6-diaminopimelate ligase — protein sequence MKLGELARIVAVPEGCREMEITGLANDSRKVRPGDLFFAVHGYKTDGLLYLDEAIRKGAVAAVTEGPVERETPIPLLAAERIREAEGLAAARFYGEPSRKLRMIGVTGTNGKTTVAHLIKHILAAAEVPTGLIGTVWIENGAMLESSERTTPDAIDLQRTLATMVANGMQAVAMEVSSHALALQRVTGTEYDAAVLTNITHDHFDFHKDYQSYLESKSILFRNLYPYGKPDKYAVLNREDPSWPMLKELCQVPVYDYGAGPEAMVRLIRTDRQERQSLLTLELCGRECRIATSLPGRFNRYNILAAVAVAWREGVPLPAIAAAVPRFPGVPGRYQEVRCGQPFRVMVDFAHNPAALESILEMAREQCSGRRIIVFGCEGEKDRLKRPLMGRIAVQNADIPILTSDNLYHEDIGQIFEDVQRGMGEEERRALIVEPDRRNAIRKALELAQPGDFVIVAGKGHEQYLVRGSVYQPFSDVQILQELLAEGASPPCPPSLPLQ from the coding sequence ATGAAATTGGGCGAACTGGCTCGGATTGTGGCAGTTCCCGAAGGCTGCCGGGAGATGGAGATCACCGGACTGGCCAATGATTCCCGGAAAGTACGGCCGGGGGATCTGTTCTTCGCGGTGCACGGCTACAAGACCGACGGCTTGCTCTATTTGGATGAGGCCATTCGCAAGGGGGCGGTGGCGGCGGTCACCGAGGGCCCGGTGGAACGGGAAACCCCCATCCCGCTGCTGGCGGCGGAGCGGATCCGCGAGGCCGAAGGGTTGGCCGCGGCGCGTTTTTACGGCGAGCCCTCGCGAAAGCTGCGGATGATCGGAGTCACCGGCACCAACGGCAAGACCACCGTGGCCCATTTGATCAAACATATCCTGGCTGCGGCGGAGGTTCCCACCGGCTTGATCGGGACCGTTTGGATCGAGAACGGCGCGATGCTGGAGTCCTCGGAACGCACCACCCCGGATGCCATCGATCTCCAACGGACTTTGGCCACCATGGTGGCCAACGGCATGCAGGCCGTGGCCATGGAGGTTTCCTCTCACGCCCTGGCCTTGCAGCGGGTGACCGGCACCGAATACGACGCGGCGGTGCTGACCAATATCACCCACGACCATTTCGACTTTCACAAGGATTATCAGAGCTATCTGGAGTCCAAGAGCATCCTGTTCCGGAACCTGTACCCTTACGGCAAGCCGGACAAGTATGCGGTGCTCAACCGCGAGGATCCCAGTTGGCCGATGCTAAAGGAGCTTTGCCAGGTTCCGGTCTATGATTACGGCGCCGGGCCGGAAGCGATGGTCCGGCTGATCCGGACCGACCGGCAAGAGAGGCAGAGCCTCCTGACGCTGGAGTTATGCGGCCGGGAATGCCGGATCGCCACCTCGTTGCCGGGCCGTTTCAATCGCTATAATATCCTGGCCGCGGTGGCCGTGGCCTGGCGGGAGGGCGTGCCGCTCCCGGCGATCGCGGCGGCGGTGCCCCGTTTTCCGGGAGTGCCCGGTCGTTACCAGGAGGTCCGCTGCGGTCAACCGTTCCGGGTGATGGTGGATTTCGCCCATAATCCGGCGGCGCTGGAGAGCATCCTGGAGATGGCCCGGGAGCAGTGCAGCGGGCGGCGGATCATCGTCTTCGGCTGCGAAGGCGAGAAAGACCGCTTGAAGCGGCCGCTGATGGGGCGAATCGCGGTGCAGAACGCCGATATTCCCATTCTGACCTCGGATAATCTATACCACGAAGATATCGGGCAGATCTTCGAGGATGTGCAGCGCGGGATGGGGGAGGAGGAACGGCGCGCCTTGATCGTCGAGCCGGACCGGCGGAACGCGATCCGGAAAGCGTTGGAACTGGCGCAGCCGGGGGACTTCGTGATCGTGGCCGGCAAAGGCCATGAGCAGTATCTGGTCCGGGGATCGGTCTATCAACCCTTCAGCGACGTTCAGATCCTCCAGGAGCTGCTGGCCGAGGGAGCGTCGCCTCCTTGCCCGCCGTCTCTCCCGCTTCAATAA
- a CDS encoding MarR family winged helix-turn-helix transcriptional regulator, giving the protein MITVDGVSPPLFCLLIKNTWQKLSRYYNQRFSPYDLSVPKALLLLEIAPGSGENPNHLAKKLDLENSSMTGLLDRLEKKGLIARERDPRDRRGVLIFLTSEGVRARETIKTLVEELDAKLQEALTPEEIKTFRKVLSVVGKQIL; this is encoded by the coding sequence GTGATCACCGTGGATGGGGTCAGCCCGCCCTTGTTCTGCCTGTTAATCAAAAACACCTGGCAAAAACTTTCGCGTTATTATAACCAGCGGTTCTCCCCCTATGACCTGTCCGTCCCAAAGGCGTTGCTGCTACTGGAGATCGCCCCCGGGAGCGGCGAGAATCCCAATCATCTCGCCAAAAAACTGGATCTTGAAAATTCCAGCATGACAGGGTTACTGGACCGGCTTGAAAAGAAAGGCTTGATCGCCCGGGAACGCGATCCCCGGGACCGTCGCGGGGTCCTGATCTTTCTGACTTCCGAAGGAGTGCGGGCCCGCGAAACCATCAAAACCCTGGTGGAAGAGCTGGACGCCAAACTTCAGGAAGCATTGACCCCGGAGGAAATTAAAACGTTTCGCAAGGTATTATCGGTCGTAGGAAAGCAAATTTTATAA